Proteins found in one Scardovia inopinata JCM 12537 genomic segment:
- a CDS encoding IS30 family transposase encodes MTHTQLTTSEAALIHGYLLSGIPITKISHLTGRSRPTIYRVKHWIDVGKSISDWAQHCHDMRHHRGRHSIHLSEDCVLRIKQFLSYGYSPDVIAHTQNIGCSTRSLYRLAQRGTLSITLLPWKGKRRSNHHSEKRGRLTGAVSIHERQQIFPHYASTFGHWEGDTIVGKGRQSCIITLVERLSKRIITLPTKGRKADDIETSLHTWLVNQPINSVKSITFDRGLEFARWKQAIQGTGTRVCSLLTPEALVSVD; translated from the coding sequence ATGACCCATACACAACTTACCACATCTGAGGCAGCACTCATACACGGATACTTACTTTCTGGTATCCCCATCACCAAGATTAGTCACCTCACGGGCAGGTCTCGTCCAACTATCTACCGGGTCAAACACTGGATAGATGTGGGTAAGAGTATTTCAGACTGGGCGCAGCACTGTCATGATATGAGACACCACAGAGGTAGACACTCTATCCACCTATCCGAGGACTGTGTTCTCCGTATTAAACAGTTTTTGTCCTATGGGTATAGCCCTGACGTTATCGCTCACACCCAAAATATTGGATGCTCCACGCGCAGTCTTTACCGGCTCGCTCAGCGAGGAACGTTGTCTATCACGTTACTGCCGTGGAAAGGAAAACGCAGAAGCAACCATCACAGTGAGAAGCGCGGTCGTTTAACCGGCGCGGTCTCTATCCACGAAAGACAACAAATCTTTCCTCACTACGCGTCTACTTTTGGGCATTGGGAAGGCGACACCATCGTAGGCAAAGGCAGACAAAGCTGCATCATTACCCTAGTTGAGAGACTGAGTAAACGTATTATCACATTGCCTACCAAAGGTCGAAAAGCCGACGATATAGAAACCTCACTCCATACATGGCTAGTAAACCAGCCTATAAACTCGGTAAAATCTATTACATTTGATCGTGGTCTTGAATTTGCCCGGTGGAAACAAGCCATCCAGGGTACTGGCACGAGAGTGTGTTCTTTGCTGACCCCGGAAGCCCTGGTCAGCGTGGATTAA
- a CDS encoding YesL family protein: MSRFFDQNNLFFRIMGVVFDLIELNLLTVLCCLPLFTIGASLTAMHSVLWHMVKGKETYIFRQFFDAFRKDFKQATLSWLVFAAITIFIVADFTIVKSMDAGSRHLFTPVIAIVSVFSYIIFHYFYILLSRYEDKTSHHVKNSIKLAVGFFPRTMGMLAIVILCSIVYASFYKYLIPYFFLLGLSLPMYGCAWLYVPIFKRIESLNSA; this comes from the coding sequence ATGTCCAGATTTTTTGACCAGAACAATCTGTTTTTTCGCATTATGGGTGTCGTCTTTGATTTGATCGAGCTTAATCTTCTTACCGTGCTTTGCTGCCTACCTTTATTTACTATCGGCGCTTCTTTGACTGCCATGCATAGCGTTCTGTGGCATATGGTTAAAGGAAAAGAAACCTATATTTTTCGGCAGTTTTTCGATGCTTTTAGGAAGGATTTCAAACAAGCAACGCTGTCCTGGCTAGTATTTGCAGCTATAACTATTTTTATTGTGGCAGATTTTACCATAGTAAAGTCAATGGATGCTGGCAGCCGCCATTTGTTTACTCCTGTCATTGCTATAGTATCTGTTTTTTCTTATATTATTTTTCATTATTTTTATATATTGCTATCCCGATACGAGGATAAAACCTCACATCATGTTAAAAATTCTATAAAACTTGCTGTAGGTTTTTTCCCTCGGACTATGGGTATGCTGGCTATTGTCATTCTTTGTAGTATCGTTTATGCGAGCTTTTATAAGTATCTAATCCCTTACTTTTTTCTGCTCGGCCTTTCTCTTCCCATGTATGGGTGCGCATGGCTTTATGTGCCTATCTTTAAACGGATTGAGAGTCTGAATTCAGCGTAA
- a CDS encoding ABC transporter substrate-binding protein gives MKFSIGKKLVALAGSIAMLGAFAACGSSESGPKDVSADANAKVTISVWAWEPTLKNVVTKFEKKYPNIKVKLNNVGTNLDAYTALNNAVDAGKGAPDVAQIEYYALPQYAINGTLKDLSSMGAAKYKGFYTPGTWASVHWQNKLYGLPMDSGPMALFYNKAVFDKAGVTKVPTTWEEYYQAAKKIRAVGSYITSDSGDAGFFDSMVWSAGGHPYKTSTDGKTVSISLTKNAGTKEFVKWWQKMIDEGLINTKVKGWTDDWNRGLGDGSIASLMTGAWMPATLVGSAPQATGKWRVAQMPTKDGNTANAENGGSTLSVLSSSDKATAAYKFIEYANHDAEGIKTRVDGGAFPADNNTLKSDSFLSVKTVKNSAGKDIEYFGGQEYNRELAKAASRVLTGYENLPFEVYARKIFADSAGGAYTDKSITLSKGIANWQAKLIEYGKQQGFTMGE, from the coding sequence ATGAAGTTTTCCATTGGAAAAAAATTAGTAGCACTGGCAGGGTCTATTGCTATGCTCGGCGCTTTTGCAGCATGTGGTTCCTCTGAGTCCGGCCCCAAAGATGTGTCTGCTGATGCCAACGCTAAGGTAACAATTTCGGTGTGGGCCTGGGAACCAACACTGAAAAATGTGGTAACTAAGTTTGAGAAGAAATACCCTAATATTAAAGTTAAACTGAACAATGTAGGTACCAACCTTGACGCTTATACTGCTCTGAATAATGCGGTTGATGCAGGCAAAGGCGCACCAGATGTAGCTCAGATTGAATATTATGCCTTGCCTCAGTATGCGATTAATGGAACTTTGAAAGATCTGAGCTCCATGGGAGCTGCAAAATATAAGGGCTTCTACACCCCAGGTACCTGGGCATCGGTTCATTGGCAGAATAAGTTGTATGGTCTGCCTATGGATTCTGGCCCTATGGCGCTCTTCTACAACAAGGCAGTTTTTGACAAGGCTGGTGTAACCAAGGTCCCTACCACCTGGGAAGAGTATTATCAGGCTGCGAAGAAGATTAGGGCAGTTGGTTCTTACATTACATCAGATTCCGGTGATGCGGGTTTCTTTGACTCCATGGTCTGGTCTGCTGGAGGGCATCCCTATAAGACATCCACTGACGGGAAGACAGTTTCTATAAGCTTGACAAAGAACGCTGGAACTAAGGAGTTTGTCAAGTGGTGGCAGAAGATGATTGATGAGGGTCTGATCAACACTAAGGTGAAGGGTTGGACCGATGACTGGAATCGTGGTTTGGGCGACGGCTCCATTGCTTCTCTGATGACCGGAGCGTGGATGCCGGCTACCCTGGTGGGGAGTGCTCCGCAGGCAACAGGCAAGTGGCGCGTAGCTCAGATGCCAACCAAAGATGGGAATACTGCCAATGCTGAAAACGGCGGGTCCACTTTGTCTGTGCTGAGCTCTTCTGATAAAGCAACTGCTGCCTATAAGTTCATTGAGTATGCCAATCATGATGCAGAAGGTATCAAGACTCGTGTGGACGGCGGTGCTTTCCCTGCTGACAACAACACACTCAAGAGTGACTCCTTCCTGAGCGTGAAGACTGTTAAGAATTCTGCCGGCAAGGATATTGAGTACTTCGGCGGTCAGGAGTATAACAGGGAACTTGCTAAGGCTGCCTCGCGGGTTCTGACCGGTTATGAGAACCTTCCCTTCGAGGTCTATGCCCGTAAGATCTTTGCTGATTCAGCTGGTGGCGCTTACACCGATAAATCCATTACCCTCAGCAAGGGTATTGCCAACTGGCAGGCCAAGCTGATTGAGTACGGCAAGCAGCAGGGTTTTACCATGGGGGAGTAA
- a CDS encoding helix-turn-helix domain-containing protein, which translates to MITSANILSLLSCHRFLTVNELAKLARVSPIDCQKSLTDLEHHHLIYRRRFAGRDYFINGSATSITDLGKEAESYLSRRKQAIQLGKARTCYQHLAGKAGVTLFQQLLTANWIAPAETNGYAFTQLGKAKFAESIHQPIQQTKVKTCIDFSERQPHLAGILGTRLFKKLTTEKVVSSANQRTVILHKPISELFKELI; encoded by the coding sequence ATGATCACATCGGCTAATATTTTGTCGCTTTTAAGTTGCCATCGTTTTTTAACGGTTAATGAACTGGCTAAGTTAGCCCGAGTAAGTCCAATCGACTGTCAAAAAAGCTTGACTGACTTAGAGCACCACCATTTGATTTATAGGCGGCGATTTGCGGGAAGAGACTATTTTATCAATGGGTCCGCCACGAGCATTACTGACCTTGGTAAAGAGGCCGAGAGCTATTTAAGCCGGCGAAAACAGGCAATTCAACTCGGAAAGGCGCGTACCTGTTATCAACATCTGGCTGGTAAGGCCGGCGTAACCCTTTTTCAGCAGTTGTTAACAGCCAATTGGATAGCCCCAGCAGAGACAAATGGTTATGCATTTACTCAACTCGGTAAAGCTAAGTTCGCAGAATCAATACACCAGCCGATTCAGCAAACTAAGGTTAAAACCTGTATTGATTTTTCTGAAAGGCAGCCACATTTGGCGGGTATCTTGGGAACACGGTTATTCAAAAAATTAACAACAGAAAAAGTTGTTTCAAGCGCCAACCAACGAACAGTCATTCTTCATAAACCAATTAGTGAGCTATTTAAGGAGTTGATTTAA
- a CDS encoding ArsR/SmtB family transcription factor, with protein sequence MAIKISLSMYSLQNNETLTQRIQFIYSPLNELFRSLHVLLNPRHHGMNIDWALTAQQQLSNDFFNDLHYFSLIYELGVPPILLNNFESLAPDLDTEIDQLKTFLDKTDPQVILASLKKVTSDRENQFIPTLAKSLEWQGFAVNHSQNLLIDLADNPTAVYQRLLTFITKYRAAVFDRTWEIKSLDRFLLNEIKQQSLYLRQYGFTSLVNHLQIDRMFWQQKQLVIVKPFDETIHLTDQDTILLLPSYFIWPHLFVDHFSHGIVLCYDALNKLTAKISPKHLAGVFNALSDIIRLKIMKYLADQPATTQALGQILMMSDSTISHHLKLLKDAGLVTTTKKGKFVLYAPTEIVNDLMPGFYTYLESNEGQIIKEMG encoded by the coding sequence ATGGCAATCAAGATTAGCTTGAGTATGTATTCCCTACAAAATAATGAAACGCTTACCCAACGCATCCAGTTTATTTACTCGCCCTTAAACGAGTTATTTCGTAGTTTGCATGTGTTATTAAATCCGCGTCACCACGGTATGAACATTGATTGGGCTTTGACGGCACAGCAACAGCTCTCAAACGATTTTTTTAACGATCTCCACTATTTTTCTTTAATTTATGAGCTAGGGGTGCCACCGATTCTCCTTAATAATTTCGAAAGCCTGGCGCCAGATTTGGACACCGAAATTGATCAACTGAAAACATTTCTGGATAAAACCGACCCACAAGTTATTTTAGCTAGCCTAAAAAAGGTGACTTCAGATCGGGAAAATCAATTCATTCCAACCCTGGCCAAGAGTTTGGAATGGCAAGGATTTGCAGTTAACCATTCTCAGAATTTATTAATTGATTTAGCGGACAATCCTACCGCTGTTTATCAACGCTTACTGACTTTTATCACCAAATATCGCGCGGCGGTTTTTGATAGAACCTGGGAAATAAAGTCGCTAGATCGCTTTTTGTTAAATGAGATCAAACAACAATCGCTTTATTTGCGGCAATATGGTTTTACCAGCCTGGTGAATCATTTACAAATCGACCGGATGTTTTGGCAGCAAAAACAACTGGTCATTGTTAAACCATTTGACGAAACCATTCATCTGACTGATCAAGATACGATTTTATTATTACCCAGTTATTTTATATGGCCGCACTTATTTGTGGACCATTTTTCGCACGGGATTGTTCTATGCTATGACGCTCTGAACAAATTAACAGCCAAAATTAGCCCAAAGCATCTTGCCGGTGTATTTAACGCCCTTAGTGATATTATTAGACTTAAAATTATGAAGTATTTAGCTGATCAACCGGCCACAACTCAAGCATTGGGCCAAATTCTTATGATGAGTGATTCCACCATTTCTCATCATCTCAAACTCTTAAAAGATGCTGGGTTGGTAACTACTACCAAAAAGGGGAAATTTGTTTTATATGCCCCAACGGAAATTGTGAATGACCTAATGCCAGGGTTTTACACATATTTGGAAAGTAACGAAGGTCAAATAATTAAGGAGATGGGGTAA
- a CDS encoding MFS transporter, producing the protein MNDKVKNKLIITIAGMGMLLSTLDTGIINVALPFLENQFHTSTSVAALSVTDYTMSLAIFILPFGYLSDRYGKLKLSLIGLLLFGIGSVLCGLANNMIALISFRILQGIGAAGLQATSAALITTLIEPKHVPSALGILGIMIGLGPVLGPSIGGLFLALHLWRLIFWINVPFAALGLICNYFLIKNVSEQQKVAPFDLWGSVINALSVMSLLSGFSLLSNRRNLIPGVVLIGISLLFALMLYIMETKRNFALIDFKGLNATPKSWLYLLQTVVFGFASAMIFLLPPFIFEKLLNLNVGVTGLLVLGAPVGLVIFSKVSGKYNDGHQNTRFSLLGLSIIAFALAGLCIASQYWPALAITLLLFIYGVGGGFFQPANIAAIMQVGDQASQGSLGSLQRMVQNIAIASGTAIGSTVLNLFSGRLATSIQINWGITLAMVVVTLLLSIIFKRSVAATNYC; encoded by the coding sequence TTGAACGATAAAGTAAAAAACAAACTAATTATTACTATCGCTGGTATGGGTATGTTGTTATCAACACTGGATACTGGGATTATAAATGTCGCACTTCCCTTTCTTGAAAATCAATTTCATACCTCAACCAGCGTGGCTGCTTTAAGCGTGACAGATTATACCATGAGTTTGGCGATTTTTATTTTACCTTTTGGCTACCTAAGTGATCGTTATGGCAAATTAAAGTTATCTTTAATTGGTTTGCTTCTCTTTGGAATTGGTTCGGTTTTATGTGGACTTGCCAATAATATGATTGCTCTAATTAGTTTTAGAATTTTGCAGGGTATTGGTGCAGCCGGCTTACAGGCAACTTCAGCCGCTTTAATTACAACTTTAATAGAACCCAAGCATGTCCCTAGTGCTCTAGGTATTTTAGGAATTATGATTGGTCTTGGACCCGTACTCGGCCCGTCTATCGGCGGTCTATTTTTAGCACTTCACCTTTGGCGACTTATTTTTTGGATTAACGTTCCCTTTGCTGCTTTAGGGTTGATCTGCAACTACTTTTTGATTAAAAACGTTTCAGAACAGCAAAAGGTAGCCCCATTCGATTTATGGGGGAGTGTCATCAATGCGCTATCAGTAATGTCATTGCTGTCAGGCTTTTCTTTATTAAGTAACCGCCGAAATTTAATTCCGGGAGTAGTTTTAATTGGTATAAGTCTCCTGTTTGCCTTAATGCTATATATTATGGAAACTAAGCGCAATTTCGCTTTAATTGACTTTAAAGGTCTTAATGCTACGCCTAAAAGCTGGCTTTATTTACTGCAAACCGTTGTGTTTGGCTTTGCTTCAGCGATGATCTTTTTGTTGCCACCCTTTATCTTTGAGAAGTTGCTAAACTTAAATGTTGGTGTAACCGGATTACTCGTCTTGGGCGCACCGGTAGGTTTAGTCATATTTTCTAAAGTATCTGGAAAATATAATGACGGTCATCAGAACACACGCTTCAGCTTACTAGGTCTAAGCATTATCGCCTTTGCTTTAGCTGGTTTATGTATAGCTAGTCAATACTGGCCAGCGCTCGCAATTACCTTATTGTTATTCATCTACGGTGTTGGGGGTGGCTTCTTTCAACCGGCAAATATTGCTGCGATTATGCAGGTGGGGGATCAAGCAAGCCAAGGTAGTTTAGGCTCGCTACAAAGAATGGTTCAAAATATCGCCATTGCGAGTGGAACCGCCATTGGTTCAACCGTCCTAAATCTGTTCTCAGGACGATTAGCAACCAGTATTCAAATTAATTGGGGCATAACATTAGCCATGGTTGTTGTCACACTTCTATTGAGCATAATCTTTAAAAGAAGTGTGGCCGCTACTAATTATTGTTAG
- a CDS encoding DNA-3-methyladenine glycosylase I has translation MPKRCTWAAGGNELLKHYHDREWGTPCHSDQKLFELLSLEIFQAGLSWQTVLNKRQALDDALANFDFQILSSFEGQLPKLLTNQAIIRNQRKLLAIIHNARIVSDMVMRGQSFDAYLWQFVHYQPIQHHYQSHLQIPKTNQLAIQISQTMKSAGFRFTGPVVSYSFLQAAGIINDHETTCFRYSKLSQPKK, from the coding sequence ATGCCAAAACGTTGTACCTGGGCAGCCGGTGGGAATGAGTTGCTTAAACACTATCACGATCGTGAATGGGGAACGCCTTGCCATAGTGATCAGAAGTTGTTTGAATTATTATCATTGGAAATCTTTCAGGCGGGATTAAGTTGGCAAACTGTTCTCAATAAGCGCCAGGCCCTTGACGATGCCTTAGCGAATTTTGATTTTCAAATATTATCGTCTTTTGAGGGTCAATTACCGAAGTTATTAACTAATCAAGCAATCATTCGTAATCAAAGGAAACTGCTAGCGATTATCCATAATGCACGAATTGTTTCTGATATGGTTATGCGGGGACAATCTTTTGACGCCTATTTGTGGCAATTTGTTCATTATCAACCGATTCAACATCACTATCAAAGTCATCTACAAATCCCGAAAACCAATCAGTTAGCTATACAAATAAGTCAGACAATGAAGTCTGCTGGATTTCGATTTACCGGACCGGTCGTTAGCTATTCGTTTTTACAGGCAGCCGGAATTATTAATGACCATGAAACCACCTGTTTTCGCTATAGTAAATTAAGCCAGCCAAAAAAGTAA
- a CDS encoding putative holin-like toxin, with product MSVSDALQLMLAFGTFIVALIALIVELIKSQQKK from the coding sequence GTGTCCGTGTCGGACGCTTTACAATTAATGCTGGCTTTCGGTACCTTTATCGTAGCCTTAATCGCATTGATTGTTGAGCTGATCAAAAGTCAGCAAAAAAAATAA
- a CDS encoding ArsR/SmtB family transcription factor, with protein sequence MKENLPSIDLNKVTLTQILKSLSDPIRLEIVTKLSKESKECSCAIFNDLGKKSNLSQHYRNLRLNGLISVRRSGIHSYLTLRQAELDHRFPNLLKSIIDNWHH encoded by the coding sequence ATGAAAGAAAACTTACCTAGTATTGATCTCAATAAAGTTACTCTTACACAAATACTAAAATCCTTAAGTGACCCTATTCGTTTAGAAATTGTCACTAAGTTGTCTAAAGAAAGCAAGGAATGTTCATGTGCTATTTTTAATGATCTAGGGAAAAAGAGCAATCTATCTCAACATTACCGAAACTTACGTTTAAATGGCTTAATCTCCGTTAGGCGTTCTGGTATTCATAGTTATCTTACGTTACGACAAGCAGAACTAGATCACAGATTTCCAAATCTTTTAAAAAGTATTATTGATAATTGGCACCATTAA
- a CDS encoding ABC transporter substrate-binding protein, which yields MMRLKLKKILSVAVTSVLAVSLLGACGASGSSGSNSDGKTITIFNSKSEIQSQMKAMAKQYTKKTGVKVEVYYSSDTVASHLATKYASNDPYTISMVDAKDVYSLAKEHAVDLSDQSWVKKTKYAIAIGGKTYGFPVSIEARGLIYNADAIKKVTGKTFDPSQYKTLDSFKALIKQLKAGGMSSPTGVMKEDWSLAAHYLPQVYEEQKNVNSFISKLQKGTVDLNKNAKWTSLMDTFDVLKENNYAKSSAISAERETTEQKLATGQIAFMFGGNWDWSVINKYDYSKNMGMMPVPQNTDDGTNTKLVGGGSKYFFIDSSSNTTAKQRKEAKDFLKWLVDNKDGQKFIVDDCALVSPFSNNNLEVKDPLGKSVKKFADSGSLIPNYNYLPDDHYSILGADFQKYLAGQEDRASLANEITTYWKTAKLSGSK from the coding sequence ATGATGAGGTTAAAGTTAAAGAAAATTCTCTCTGTTGCTGTAACATCCGTGTTAGCTGTAAGTTTACTTGGCGCCTGCGGCGCATCGGGGTCTTCAGGATCCAATTCCGATGGCAAAACTATTACAATTTTTAATTCAAAGTCTGAGATTCAATCTCAGATGAAAGCGATGGCCAAGCAATATACCAAGAAGACAGGCGTTAAAGTTGAGGTCTATTATTCAAGCGATACCGTGGCATCTCATCTTGCTACCAAGTACGCTTCCAATGATCCGTACACTATTTCTATGGTTGATGCCAAAGATGTTTATAGTTTAGCCAAGGAACATGCGGTTGATCTCAGTGATCAGTCCTGGGTTAAGAAGACCAAGTACGCTATTGCCATTGGCGGCAAAACATACGGTTTCCCTGTTTCGATCGAAGCTCGTGGTCTTATTTACAATGCTGATGCTATTAAAAAGGTAACAGGAAAAACTTTTGATCCTTCCCAATACAAGACCCTTGATTCCTTCAAGGCTCTAATCAAGCAGCTGAAGGCTGGCGGCATGAGCAGTCCCACCGGTGTGATGAAGGAAGATTGGTCTCTGGCGGCGCATTATCTTCCTCAGGTCTATGAGGAACAGAAAAATGTAAATAGTTTTATTTCCAAGCTTCAAAAGGGGACGGTAGATCTTAACAAGAATGCCAAGTGGACTTCTTTAATGGATACTTTTGATGTTCTTAAAGAGAACAATTATGCTAAGTCTTCTGCAATTTCTGCGGAGAGGGAAACAACGGAGCAAAAGCTGGCAACCGGACAGATTGCTTTCATGTTTGGTGGCAACTGGGATTGGTCTGTTATCAATAAGTATGATTATTCCAAGAATATGGGCATGATGCCTGTTCCGCAGAACACAGACGATGGGACCAATACTAAACTAGTCGGTGGCGGTTCCAAGTACTTCTTCATTGACAGTTCCTCCAATACCACTGCTAAACAGCGCAAAGAGGCAAAAGATTTCCTCAAGTGGCTTGTGGATAATAAGGATGGGCAGAAGTTCATAGTAGATGATTGTGCTCTGGTATCTCCTTTCTCGAACAATAATCTTGAAGTTAAAGATCCTCTGGGCAAATCTGTCAAGAAGTTTGCTGATTCCGGATCCTTGATTCCTAATTACAACTATCTGCCTGATGATCATTATTCCATTCTCGGTGCTGATTTCCAGAAATATCTTGCTGGTCAGGAAGACCGCGCAAGTCTTGCTAACGAAATCACTACTTACTGGAAGACGGCAAAACTGTCGGGTAGCAAGTAA
- a CDS encoding carbohydrate ABC transporter permease: protein MKCNKFSYKAGQFFIFAGPAAILFFAVVIIPFIYGLYLTFTSWDGVSRNKPFVGFNNYKEAFADTAYWSSLGKTAIYSVISVILVNMVAFLLAYLVTSGIKGQNFFRAGFFIPNLIGGIVLGYVWKFVFNHAFVTIGNFITGHTTASLLSSANGALFALILVSVWQYAGYMMLIYVAGFMSVDRSLKEAAMIDGCSSSQAMWNVTIPLMRASFVQCIFLSTTRCFMVYDLNLSLTKGEPFNSSVLAAMHVYNKAFVYKNYGVGQAEALVLFIVCAVIGLLQVYFGKKGEVEA, encoded by the coding sequence ATGAAATGCAACAAATTCTCTTATAAAGCTGGGCAGTTCTTTATTTTTGCAGGTCCGGCAGCTATTCTTTTCTTCGCGGTTGTCATCATTCCTTTTATTTATGGTCTTTATCTGACTTTTACAAGCTGGGATGGTGTCTCTCGCAATAAACCTTTTGTTGGCTTCAATAATTATAAAGAGGCTTTTGCAGATACAGCCTATTGGTCTTCTCTAGGTAAAACCGCTATCTACTCTGTCATCTCTGTAATCCTAGTCAACATGGTTGCCTTCCTTCTTGCTTATTTGGTAACGAGTGGGATCAAGGGGCAGAATTTCTTCCGGGCAGGTTTCTTCATTCCTAACCTTATTGGCGGTATTGTTTTAGGCTATGTGTGGAAGTTTGTTTTTAATCATGCATTTGTGACCATAGGCAACTTCATTACTGGGCATACTACTGCATCGCTTCTTTCTTCGGCAAATGGGGCTCTTTTCGCCTTAATCCTCGTGTCAGTCTGGCAATATGCAGGGTATATGATGCTAATTTATGTTGCTGGCTTCATGAGTGTCGACCGGAGCCTAAAAGAGGCTGCTATGATTGATGGCTGCTCATCTTCACAGGCAATGTGGAATGTCACTATTCCATTGATGCGAGCATCATTTGTGCAATGTATCTTCCTGAGCACTACTCGATGCTTTATGGTTTATGATCTGAACCTTTCGCTGACTAAAGGTGAGCCGTTCAATTCGTCAGTCTTGGCAGCAATGCATGTGTATAACAAGGCATTCGTTTATAAGAATTATGGAGTTGGCCAGGCAGAAGCATTGGTGCTTTTCATCGTATGTGCAGTAATTGGTCTGCTTCAGGTTTATTTTGGCAAGAAGGGTGAGGTGGAAGCATAA
- a CDS encoding response regulator transcription factor — translation MAADFKLLHDAHILVVEDDADINSVVCEYLSNHGACCISAYSGTEAQLVLKNEKFDLIISDLMLPGTAGESIVSQQRHSGDNTPVIVISARNTADDMIDLLSMGADDYVAKPFDLGVLAARAEAQLRKKALISSASAADKNDLSQSHNFSHAATFGKWIIDSDAMTLSVIDYENNHA, via the coding sequence TTGGCAGCTGATTTTAAGCTCCTGCACGATGCTCATATTCTTGTTGTAGAAGATGATGCAGATATTAATTCCGTTGTATGCGAATATCTTTCTAACCACGGTGCCTGCTGCATTAGCGCATATTCGGGGACCGAAGCTCAGCTAGTTTTAAAGAACGAAAAATTTGACTTGATTATCAGCGATCTTATGCTGCCGGGCACAGCGGGAGAATCTATTGTTTCTCAGCAGCGGCACAGTGGAGATAATACTCCTGTGATTGTAATTTCGGCACGCAATACTGCGGATGACATGATTGATTTGCTAAGCATGGGTGCTGATGACTACGTTGCCAAGCCATTTGATTTAGGTGTTCTCGCAGCCCGGGCAGAGGCCCAGCTTCGCAAGAAAGCGTTGATTTCATCGGCATCTGCGGCAGATAAAAATGACCTCTCACAATCGCACAACTTCTCTCATGCTGCAACGTTTGGCAAATGGATTATTGATTCTGATGCTATGACTCTCAGCGTTATCGATTACGAAAATAATCATGCCTGA
- a CDS encoding carbohydrate ABC transporter permease encodes MTPNRKAQVRSRILHVLLWIVLLILLFIFVAPFLLVVINVFKNMSDITASPLSLVGKHGFTFDNFTNAMQAMNFWQVFGNSVIITVSATVLTVLFSAMAAYVMARNPTWLANRVLFALLVASMVIPFQVLMVPLVSVFGGIFGVLNHRITLILMHVGFSVALATFMFHGAIRTTIPAELEEAAEIDGCNKWRTFWTIVLPLMKPMIATVTVIDAMAFWNDYLLPSLVLGRTDLYTIPIATQMFYGTYSTDTGLVMAALLLAMLPILILYLFLQRFIVEGVTSGAVKG; translated from the coding sequence ATGACACCGAATCGAAAGGCGCAAGTTCGTTCCCGCATACTTCATGTTCTGCTGTGGATCGTTCTGTTAATACTGCTCTTTATATTTGTAGCTCCCTTCCTCCTGGTAGTTATCAATGTGTTCAAGAACATGTCTGATATTACAGCCAGCCCTTTGTCGCTAGTTGGCAAGCATGGATTCACTTTTGACAACTTTACCAATGCCATGCAGGCAATGAATTTTTGGCAGGTATTTGGCAATTCTGTCATAATCACAGTGTCTGCCACAGTTCTCACTGTTCTCTTCTCTGCTATGGCTGCCTATGTAATGGCGCGGAATCCAACATGGCTTGCTAATCGGGTGCTGTTTGCTTTGTTAGTCGCGTCTATGGTGATTCCCTTCCAGGTGTTGATGGTTCCTTTAGTATCGGTTTTTGGTGGTATTTTTGGGGTACTTAATCACCGTATTACGCTGATCCTCATGCATGTTGGATTCTCAGTTGCTCTAGCGACATTCATGTTCCATGGTGCTATCCGCACTACAATTCCTGCTGAGTTGGAAGAGGCTGCTGAAATTGATGGCTGCAATAAGTGGCGTACTTTCTGGACAATTGTCCTTCCTTTAATGAAGCCAATGATTGCAACAGTTACTGTGATTGATGCTATGGCTTTTTGGAATGATTATCTTCTGCCCTCGCTGGTCTTGGGCCGGACTGACTTGTATACCATTCCAATTGCAACTCAGATGTTCTATGGAACATACTCAACAGATACAGGGCTTGTTATGGCAGCCCTGCTTCTGGCAATGCTGCCTATCTTGATCCTCTATCTGTTCTTGCAGCGATTCATTGTTGAGGGGGTGACCTCTGGAGCGGTGAAAGGCTAA